From Rudanella lutea DSM 19387, a single genomic window includes:
- the rplK gene encoding 50S ribosomal protein L11: MAKEVGGYVKLQVKGGQANPSPPIGPALGSKGLNIMEFCKQFNGRTQDKMGMVLPVVITYYKDKSFDFVIKTPPAPIMLMEAAKLKGGSAQPNRNKVGSVTWDQVRTIAETKMPDLNAFKIESAMKMIAGTARSMGITVQGKAPWEDQ, translated from the coding sequence GGCAAAAGAAGTAGGTGGCTACGTAAAGTTGCAGGTTAAGGGCGGCCAGGCTAACCCTTCTCCACCGATCGGTCCGGCGCTGGGTTCCAAGGGTTTGAACATCATGGAATTCTGCAAGCAGTTTAACGGCCGGACGCAGGATAAGATGGGGATGGTATTGCCGGTGGTGATTACCTATTACAAAGACAAGTCATTTGACTTTGTAATTAAAACCCCACCTGCACCGATCATGTTGATGGAGGCTGCCAAGCTGAAAGGTGGCTCTGCACAACCGAATCGTAACAAAGTTGGCTCAGTAACATGGGATCAGGTACGGACAATCGCGGAAACGAAGATGCCCGATCTGAACGCATTTAAGATTGAGTCGGCAATGAAAATGATTGCCGGTACTGCACGCAGCATGGGAATTACGGTGCAGGGTAAAGCACCCTGGGAGGACCAGTAA